Proteins from one Sphingopyxis terrae subsp. terrae NBRC 15098 genomic window:
- the kynU gene encoding kynureninase: MTLDSLDRAACAAMDAADPLAPLRDRFDIPTGMIYLDGNSLGAMPKGAAARAHDVVTREWGADLIKSWNSAGWFDLPVRLGDKLAPLIGAGDGEVIVCDSTSQNLFKVLSAAVALRAERRVLILEGSNFPTNNYIAQGVAAATGGRVEVRLCEKDEIAGAIDEDTIAVAITHVHYKTGHIHDMAAITASAQAAGALAIWDLCHSAGAMPVDLGGAGVDFAVGCTYKYLNGGPGSPAFLFAAKRHQGQALQPVTGWWGHAAPFAFEPGYRPQRDIRQFLIGTQPILSMALVEVGLDIHRAADMNAIRAKSMALTDLFIRLVEERCAGHGFTLASPREAAARGSQVSFAHADGYPIMRALIAAGVIGDFRAPDTVRFGFTPLYVGYADVWDAVDRLVTIMDDGIWKRPEHQIRDAVT; the protein is encoded by the coding sequence ATGACGCTTGATAGTCTCGATCGCGCCGCCTGTGCGGCCATGGATGCCGCCGATCCGCTCGCTCCCTTGCGCGATCGCTTCGATATCCCGACGGGGATGATCTATCTCGACGGCAATTCGCTGGGCGCGATGCCGAAGGGCGCGGCGGCGCGCGCGCACGACGTGGTGACCCGCGAATGGGGCGCCGACCTGATCAAGAGCTGGAACAGCGCGGGCTGGTTCGACCTGCCGGTGCGCCTCGGCGACAAGCTTGCCCCGCTGATCGGTGCGGGGGACGGCGAGGTAATCGTCTGCGATTCGACAAGCCAGAATCTGTTCAAGGTGCTGTCGGCGGCGGTTGCGCTACGCGCCGAGCGACGGGTGCTGATCCTCGAAGGCAGCAATTTCCCGACCAATAATTACATTGCCCAGGGCGTCGCAGCCGCGACCGGCGGGCGCGTGGAGGTGCGGCTCTGCGAAAAGGACGAGATTGCGGGGGCGATCGACGAGGACACGATCGCGGTCGCGATCACCCACGTCCATTACAAGACCGGGCATATCCACGACATGGCAGCGATCACCGCGTCCGCGCAGGCGGCGGGGGCGCTCGCGATCTGGGATTTGTGCCACAGCGCGGGCGCGATGCCGGTCGACCTGGGTGGCGCGGGCGTCGATTTCGCGGTCGGCTGTACCTATAAATATCTGAACGGCGGTCCGGGCTCACCCGCCTTCCTGTTCGCGGCAAAGCGGCACCAGGGTCAGGCGCTGCAGCCCGTGACCGGCTGGTGGGGTCATGCCGCGCCCTTCGCTTTCGAGCCCGGCTATCGGCCGCAGCGCGACATTCGCCAGTTCCTGATCGGCACGCAGCCGATCCTGTCGATGGCGCTGGTCGAGGTCGGTCTGGACATCCATCGCGCCGCTGACATGAACGCGATCCGCGCCAAGTCGATGGCGCTGACCGACCTGTTCATCCGGCTCGTCGAGGAGCGTTGCGCCGGCCATGGCTTCACCCTTGCGTCGCCGCGCGAAGCGGCGGCGCGCGGCAGTCAGGTGTCCTTTGCGCACGCCGATGGTTATCCGATCATGCGCGCGCTGATCGCAGCGGGCGTGATCGGCGATTTCCGCGCGCCCGATACGGTGCGTTTCGGCTTCACGCCGCTCTATGTCGGCTATGCCGATGTCTGGGATGCGGTCGACCGGCTGGTGACGATCATGGATGACGGGATATGGAAACGACCCGAGCATCAAATCCGCGACGCGGTGACCTGA
- a CDS encoding amino acid permease, which produces MTMDEQAYLDREAGLERGLSKAQIIMIGLGGAIGTGLFMGSGIAIGYAGPGVLISYLIAALVAVIMVFSLSEMAVVHPTAGSFGTYAEIYLGPMMGFIVRYTYWIQQVLLIGSEAVAVGIYMGWWLPDTPVWMWALGSAATVVWVNTRAVHNFGSVEYWLTVIKVSAIVGFIIVGLSRIFGIVGDPVGLHNVTGLAGGFLPNGFSGVWMAVLMALFSFMGLEFVVGTASEAKDPKEAIPAALRTMAARLFLFYILALFIIVAFLPWTESGAKVVTESPFVKMFASAGIPYAAGMMNFVVATAALSAMNTSIYLGSRMLFSLARGGYAPRKLGELNAQHVPMRATIVTGVGILLAASLSILTPLAYNYLFGIVLFGGLLVWGAILVSHLRFRRRHRGADLPVQTPFFPYAQLLGLALLGAIGVTMAVDADWQVAVFAGGPWLLLIAAAYFVWRRVSPSAEAG; this is translated from the coding sequence ATGACGATGGACGAACAGGCCTATCTCGACCGTGAGGCGGGGCTCGAGCGCGGACTCAGCAAGGCGCAGATCATCATGATCGGCCTTGGCGGGGCGATCGGCACCGGCCTGTTCATGGGATCGGGCATCGCGATCGGCTACGCCGGGCCGGGCGTCCTGATCAGCTATCTGATCGCGGCACTGGTCGCGGTCATCATGGTCTTCAGCCTGTCGGAAATGGCGGTCGTCCATCCCACCGCGGGTTCGTTCGGAACCTATGCCGAAATCTACCTTGGCCCGATGATGGGATTCATCGTGCGCTATACCTACTGGATCCAGCAGGTGCTGTTGATCGGCAGCGAGGCGGTTGCGGTCGGCATCTATATGGGATGGTGGTTGCCCGACACGCCGGTGTGGATGTGGGCGCTGGGCAGCGCGGCGACGGTCGTCTGGGTCAATACGCGCGCGGTGCATAATTTCGGGTCGGTCGAATATTGGCTGACCGTCATCAAGGTGTCGGCGATCGTCGGCTTCATCATCGTGGGCCTGAGCCGCATCTTCGGTATCGTCGGCGATCCGGTCGGGCTGCACAATGTCACGGGGCTCGCTGGCGGTTTCCTGCCCAACGGCTTTTCGGGCGTCTGGATGGCGGTGCTGATGGCGCTGTTTTCGTTCATGGGGCTGGAGTTCGTCGTCGGCACCGCGAGCGAGGCGAAAGACCCGAAAGAGGCGATACCGGCGGCGCTGCGCACGATGGCGGCGCGGCTGTTCCTCTTCTACATCCTCGCGCTGTTCATCATCGTCGCCTTCCTGCCGTGGACGGAGTCGGGGGCGAAGGTCGTTACCGAAAGCCCGTTCGTGAAGATGTTTGCCAGCGCGGGGATCCCCTATGCCGCCGGCATGATGAACTTCGTTGTCGCGACCGCGGCGCTGTCGGCGATGAACACCAGCATCTATCTGGGATCGCGCATGCTCTTTTCGCTCGCGCGCGGCGGCTATGCACCGCGAAAGCTGGGTGAGCTGAATGCCCAGCATGTCCCGATGCGCGCAACGATCGTCACCGGCGTCGGCATCCTCCTCGCCGCCTCGCTGTCGATCCTCACCCCGCTCGCCTATAATTATCTTTTCGGGATCGTGCTGTTCGGTGGTTTGCTCGTCTGGGGTGCGATCCTCGTCAGTCACCTGCGTTTTCGGCGGCGCCATCGCGGCGCCGATTTGCCGGTGCAGACGCCCTTCTTCCCTTATGCCCAGCTTCTGGGGCTGGCGCTGCTGGGGGCGATCGGTGTGACGATGGCGGTCGATGCCGACTGGCAGGTCGCCGTCTTTGCGGGTGGTCCCTGGCTGTTGCTAATCGCTGCTGCCTATTTCGTCTGGCGGCGTGTGTCGCCCTCGGCGGAAGCCGGCTGA